In Streptomyces sp. NBC_00483, a single window of DNA contains:
- a CDS encoding ParB/RepB/Spo0J family partition protein, producing MQQFDTSIVSPVPRRSSDDLEEQEHEHSAEHEQEIVTVAISALRPGDSPRIEGEDREHIIRLAETEGPLPPIIVNRHTMQVVDGVHRVFAAVLRGDTKIAAVFFDGSREDAFLFAVRANSTHGLPLSLADRRTAADRILVSHGHMSDRAIARATGLGAKTIATLRGRLAPAAPQVRVGIDGKVRPLSSVEGRRRAAQVLAERPDASLREVARFAGISPATVTDVKRRLAAGEPPAGTLHSVPGADPPVRPAPEQAAPSRSQRREAPVKIDPGRALQMLMRDPSLRHKQVGRELLRLLHHNMNVMSEWPELLDTVPEHCTRTTADLARQYAENWMKFAEHLGKRGCSAVPAT from the coding sequence TTGCAGCAGTTCGACACCAGCATCGTTTCCCCTGTTCCGCGCCGGTCGTCCGACGACCTCGAGGAACAGGAACATGAGCATTCCGCAGAACACGAACAGGAAATCGTCACGGTCGCGATTTCAGCGTTACGTCCGGGTGATTCACCGCGCATCGAGGGCGAGGACCGGGAGCATATCATTCGCTTGGCAGAAACCGAAGGTCCGCTGCCTCCGATAATCGTCAACAGGCACACCATGCAGGTGGTTGACGGGGTGCATCGCGTCTTCGCCGCGGTCCTGCGAGGCGATACCAAGATCGCAGCAGTATTCTTCGACGGTAGCAGAGAAGACGCCTTCTTATTTGCCGTCCGGGCCAATTCCACTCACGGTCTTCCGCTGTCACTTGCGGATCGCCGCACCGCGGCGGATCGGATCCTCGTCTCTCATGGACACATGTCGGATCGGGCGATCGCACGTGCCACCGGTCTGGGGGCCAAGACGATCGCCACCCTCCGCGGCCGCCTCGCGCCTGCCGCGCCGCAGGTGCGCGTCGGAATCGACGGCAAGGTCCGCCCGTTGAGCAGCGTCGAGGGCCGCCGGCGAGCCGCCCAGGTGCTGGCCGAACGTCCAGACGCCTCCTTGCGCGAGGTGGCCAGGTTCGCCGGCATCTCACCCGCTACGGTCACCGACGTCAAGAGGCGGCTCGCGGCCGGCGAACCTCCGGCAGGAACGCTGCACTCCGTACCCGGGGCCGACCCCCCGGTCCGGCCGGCCCCGGAGCAGGCGGCGCCGTCACGCAGCCAACGCCGGGAAGCCCCGGTGAAGATCGACCCCGGACGCGCACTGCAGATGCTGATGCGTGATCCCTCGTTGCGCCACAAACAGGTCGGCCGCGAGCTGCTGCGCCTCCTTCACCACAACATGAACGTGATGAGCGAGTGGCCGGAGCTGCTGGACACAGTGCCGGAGCACTGCACCCGGACGACGGCCGACCTGGCCCGGCAGTACGCCGAGAACTGGATGAAGTTCGCCGAACATCTCGGAAAACGT
- a CDS encoding ParB N-terminal domain-containing protein: MGQSKKYTEQLAQSETPFPPILVNGRNMQVIDGVHRVLATILKGRKTIEARVVNLSRNDAFLLAIKSNTQHGLPLSLADRRAAAARLSASHPHLSDRMIGEASGLSAKSVAVIRRSTASGAELNVRVGRDGRARAVDRAAGRHRAAEVIALNPQASLREVARRAGISPATASDVRKRVLAGEDVVGESPRTTAIALESSPESAPEPPQIQVQEKQEKQEKQQKQQKQQKQQKPISLLKPLLHDPAILDADLGRRLVSTLRKNLVGHYQWLELADAVPSHCGALVIALAQQNADKWQAFAQALDERALPSPQLAADQDDCAAPAS; encoded by the coding sequence GTGGGGCAGAGCAAGAAATACACCGAGCAACTCGCGCAGAGCGAGACACCATTTCCGCCCATACTGGTGAACGGGCGGAATATGCAGGTGATCGACGGCGTGCATCGCGTCCTGGCGACCATCCTCAAAGGCCGGAAAACCATCGAGGCACGCGTCGTGAATTTATCACGGAACGACGCCTTTCTGCTCGCCATCAAATCAAATACACAACACGGCCTGCCGCTGTCGCTGGCCGACCGACGTGCGGCGGCAGCGCGACTCAGCGCCTCCCATCCCCACTTGTCCGATCGCATGATCGGAGAGGCGTCCGGGCTGAGCGCCAAGAGCGTGGCCGTCATCCGGCGTTCAACTGCGTCCGGGGCGGAGTTGAACGTCCGCGTCGGCAGGGACGGCAGAGCCCGGGCAGTGGACCGGGCGGCAGGCCGGCACCGGGCCGCAGAGGTGATCGCCCTGAACCCGCAGGCCTCCTTGCGGGAAGTGGCACGCCGTGCCGGGATCTCGCCGGCGACGGCGAGTGACGTGCGCAAGCGGGTCCTCGCCGGCGAGGACGTCGTCGGCGAGTCGCCGAGGACGACCGCCATCGCCCTGGAGTCGTCGCCGGAGTCGGCCCCCGAGCCTCCGCAGATCCAGGTGCAGGAGAAGCAGGAGAAGCAGGAGAAGCAGCAGAAGCAGCAGAAGCAGCAGAAGCAGCAGAAGCCGATATCCCTGCTGAAACCGTTGCTGCACGATCCCGCCATCCTCGACGCGGACCTGGGCAGACGGCTGGTGAGCACGCTGCGGAAGAACCTCGTGGGGCACTACCAGTGGCTCGAACTGGCCGACGCCGTGCCGTCGCACTGCGGTGCCCTGGTCATCGCGCTGGCGCAGCAGAACGCGGACAAGTGGCAGGCATTCGCGCAGGCACTGGACGAGCGGGCGCTCCCCTCACCTCAACTCGCCGCAGACCAGGACGACTGCGCAGCGCCGGCGAGTTGA
- a CDS encoding prephenate dehydrogenase yields the protein MDAVTMESALVVGTGLIGTSAALALKARGVAVHLRDADPAAVRIASSLGAGTVEAPRQSVDLAVVAVPPALVTDVLVGLQADGVARHYTDVASVKSGPQQEALARDCDTARYVGGHPMAGSERSGPLAARADLFVGCNWVLTPTPDADTETLNTTLELVALCGAVPVVMEADVHDRAVGLVSHAPHVVASLVAALLERAEERAVRLAGSGVQDLTRIAAADPGLWVDILGANALVVADLLEELSGGMDDAVAGLRAMAATDEEKREGGARTVEDLLRRGRSGRARIPAKRGILPEQYETVTIEIGDQPGELARLFTDASRAGVNVEDVRLEHSAGQPAGLVHLSVARDLMDVLTTELRNGEWRRR from the coding sequence ATGGATGCGGTCACCATGGAAAGTGCTCTCGTGGTCGGTACGGGTCTGATAGGGACCTCGGCCGCGCTCGCTCTGAAGGCCCGCGGCGTGGCTGTGCATCTGCGGGACGCGGATCCTGCCGCAGTGAGGATCGCGTCCTCGCTCGGCGCCGGCACGGTGGAGGCCCCGCGGCAATCCGTGGATCTGGCCGTCGTGGCCGTGCCCCCGGCGCTGGTGACCGACGTCCTCGTCGGTCTGCAGGCCGACGGCGTCGCGCGGCACTACACCGATGTGGCCAGCGTGAAGTCCGGCCCGCAGCAGGAAGCTCTCGCCCGGGACTGCGACACCGCACGCTATGTCGGTGGCCACCCGATGGCGGGCAGTGAGCGCAGCGGCCCCCTCGCCGCCCGTGCGGACCTCTTCGTCGGGTGCAACTGGGTCCTCACCCCGACGCCCGACGCCGACACCGAGACGCTGAACACCACGCTCGAACTCGTGGCCCTGTGCGGGGCCGTGCCCGTGGTCATGGAGGCAGACGTGCATGACCGGGCGGTCGGCCTCGTCTCGCACGCTCCGCACGTTGTGGCGAGCCTGGTCGCAGCTCTCCTGGAGCGGGCCGAGGAGCGGGCAGTGCGCCTCGCGGGCTCGGGCGTCCAGGACCTCACCCGCATCGCGGCTGCGGACCCGGGATTGTGGGTGGACATCCTCGGCGCCAACGCACTGGTGGTGGCCGACCTTCTCGAGGAGCTGTCGGGCGGAATGGACGACGCCGTCGCGGGTCTGCGCGCCATGGCGGCCACGGACGAGGAGAAGCGTGAAGGCGGCGCGCGTACGGTCGAGGACCTGCTGCGTCGCGGCCGGTCGGGCCGCGCCCGGATCCCCGCAAAACGCGGCATTCTGCCGGAGCAGTACGAGACGGTGACGATCGAGATCGGCGACCAGCCGGGCGAGTTGGCCCGGCTCTTCACCGATGCCTCGCGCGCCGGCGTCAACGTCGAGGACGTACGCCTCGAGCACTCGGCCGGCCAGCCGGCCGGGCTGGTCCATCTGAGCGTGGCCCGGGATCTGATGGACGTGCTCACGACGGAACTCCGCAACGGCGAATGGCGACGGCGCTGA